In Brienomyrus brachyistius isolate T26 chromosome 19, BBRACH_0.4, whole genome shotgun sequence, one DNA window encodes the following:
- the armt1 gene encoding damage-control phosphatase ARMT1 isoform X1 — protein MAAHAPVTDVPRSLSAKFVGSFAYLTVKDRLPTILTKVIDTIHRNKNKFFEEHGEEGVQAEKRTISLLSKLRNELQTDKPIIELEDGMADTDLWNQYLQKQQALLDKQEAPSWFKSPWLYVECYMYRRIQESLNLNPPVSDFDVFKEAKTQSYFDSQQAIKAICTHLHGLLEGVEGLPEGQLQGHFLQLLQVSLWGNRCDLSISAGKENAQKCSPIDSLVELKPFILVDDSSMVWSTLMKSNMSGEKPQVRVDFILDNAGFELVTDLVLADFLVSSGLAREICFHGKSIPWFVSDTTRKDFDWTIKQTLATNHRWVSWCGTRWQKYIKDGVWSFHNHLFWTLPHEFCDMAADAPDLHNFLQQTHLILFKGDLNYRKLTCDRAWDHTVPFQRALRGFEPAPLCSLRTLKANVQVGLPPGRGEDLTAQEPDWMTGGRFAVVQFFCPSNEQQNPHRK, from the exons ATGGCGGCGCACGCTCCTGTTACAGATGTTCCCCGGTCTCTGTCTGCTAAATTTGTAGG GTCTTTTGCATACTTGACAGTTAAGGACAGACTGCCGACCATTCTTACCAAAGTAATCGACACCATTCATCGAAATAAGAACAAGTTTTTCGAAGAGCATGGGGAG GAAGGTGTCCAGGCAGAAAAGAGAACAATTTCCCTCTTGTCCAAACTAAGGAATGAGCTACAAACGGACAAGCCCATCATTGAACTAGAAGATGGGATGGCTGATACGGACCTCTGGAACCAGTACCTGCAGAAGCAGCAGGCATTATTGGACAAGCAGGAAGCTCccagctggtttaaatccccctGGCTTTACGTGGAATGCTACATGTATCGCAGGATCCAGGAATCCCTGAACTTGAA TCCCCCAGTCAGTGATTTCGACGTGTTCAAGGAGGCCAAAACGCAGAGCTATTTCGATTCCCAACAAGCCATAAAAGCCATCTGCACACACCTGCATGGGCTGCTGGAGGGCGTAGAGGGGCTCCCTGAGGGCCAACTTCAGGGGCATTTCCTTCAGCTGCTGCAG gtgtCCTTATGGGGAAACAGGTGTGATCTGTCAATATCAGCGGGTAAGGAGAATGCCCAGAAATGTAGCCCTATTGATTCCCTTGTAGAGCTGAAGCCCTTCATCTTGGTGGATGACTCCAGCATGGTCTGGTCCACCCTGATGAAGAGCAACATGTCGGGCGAGAAGCCACAGGTGAGAGTGGACTTCATCCTGGACAACGCAGGCTTTGAGCTGGTCACTGACCTGGTCCTGGCTGATTTCCTTGTGTCCTCTGGACTTGCTCGAGAAATCTGCTTCCATGGGAAGTCCATTCCATGGTTTGTCTCTGACACCACCAGGAAAGATTTTGATTGGACCATAAAGCAGACATTAGCGACCAATCACAGGTGGGTGTCCTGGTGTGGCACCCGATGGCAGAAGTACATAAAAGATGGGGTCTGGTCCTTCCACAACCACCTGTTCTGGACCCTCCCGCATGAATTTTGTGACATGGCAGCCGATGCGCCTGACCTGCAtaacttcctccagcagacacacttgatCCTGTTTAAGGGCGATCTCAACTACAGGAAGCTGACCTGTGACCGGGCTTGGGACCACACCGTGCCcttccagagggccctgagaggattcgaacctgcgcccCTCTGTAGTCTACGGACCCTGAAGGCCAACGTGCAGGTGGGTCTCCCTCCGGGCCGTGGGGAGGACCTGACAGCCCAGGAGCCTGACTGGATGACCGGTGGGCGGTTTGCTGTGGTACAGTTCTTCTGCCCCAGCAATGAGCAGCAGAATCCCCACAGGAAGTGA
- the armt1 gene encoding damage-control phosphatase ARMT1 isoform X3 — protein sequence MADTDLWNQYLQKQQALLDKQEAPSWFKSPWLYVECYMYRRIQESLNLNPPVSDFDVFKEAKTQSYFDSQQAIKAICTHLHGLLEGVEGLPEGQLQGHFLQLLQVSLWGNRCDLSISAGKENAQKCSPIDSLVELKPFILVDDSSMVWSTLMKSNMSGEKPQVRVDFILDNAGFELVTDLVLADFLVSSGLAREICFHGKSIPWFVSDTTRKDFDWTIKQTLATNHRWVSWCGTRWQKYIKDGVWSFHNHLFWTLPHEFCDMAADAPDLHNFLQQTHLILFKGDLNYRKLTCDRAWDHTVPFQRALRGFEPAPLCSLRTLKANVQVGLPPGRGEDLTAQEPDWMTGGRFAVVQFFCPSNEQQNPHRK from the exons ATGGCTGATACGGACCTCTGGAACCAGTACCTGCAGAAGCAGCAGGCATTATTGGACAAGCAGGAAGCTCccagctggtttaaatccccctGGCTTTACGTGGAATGCTACATGTATCGCAGGATCCAGGAATCCCTGAACTTGAA TCCCCCAGTCAGTGATTTCGACGTGTTCAAGGAGGCCAAAACGCAGAGCTATTTCGATTCCCAACAAGCCATAAAAGCCATCTGCACACACCTGCATGGGCTGCTGGAGGGCGTAGAGGGGCTCCCTGAGGGCCAACTTCAGGGGCATTTCCTTCAGCTGCTGCAG gtgtCCTTATGGGGAAACAGGTGTGATCTGTCAATATCAGCGGGTAAGGAGAATGCCCAGAAATGTAGCCCTATTGATTCCCTTGTAGAGCTGAAGCCCTTCATCTTGGTGGATGACTCCAGCATGGTCTGGTCCACCCTGATGAAGAGCAACATGTCGGGCGAGAAGCCACAGGTGAGAGTGGACTTCATCCTGGACAACGCAGGCTTTGAGCTGGTCACTGACCTGGTCCTGGCTGATTTCCTTGTGTCCTCTGGACTTGCTCGAGAAATCTGCTTCCATGGGAAGTCCATTCCATGGTTTGTCTCTGACACCACCAGGAAAGATTTTGATTGGACCATAAAGCAGACATTAGCGACCAATCACAGGTGGGTGTCCTGGTGTGGCACCCGATGGCAGAAGTACATAAAAGATGGGGTCTGGTCCTTCCACAACCACCTGTTCTGGACCCTCCCGCATGAATTTTGTGACATGGCAGCCGATGCGCCTGACCTGCAtaacttcctccagcagacacacttgatCCTGTTTAAGGGCGATCTCAACTACAGGAAGCTGACCTGTGACCGGGCTTGGGACCACACCGTGCCcttccagagggccctgagaggattcgaacctgcgcccCTCTGTAGTCTACGGACCCTGAAGGCCAACGTGCAGGTGGGTCTCCCTCCGGGCCGTGGGGAGGACCTGACAGCCCAGGAGCCTGACTGGATGACCGGTGGGCGGTTTGCTGTGGTACAGTTCTTCTGCCCCAGCAATGAGCAGCAGAATCCCCACAGGAAGTGA
- the armt1 gene encoding damage-control phosphatase ARMT1 isoform X2: MGRNELQTDKPIIELEDGMADTDLWNQYLQKQQALLDKQEAPSWFKSPWLYVECYMYRRIQESLNLNPPVSDFDVFKEAKTQSYFDSQQAIKAICTHLHGLLEGVEGLPEGQLQGHFLQLLQVSLWGNRCDLSISAGKENAQKCSPIDSLVELKPFILVDDSSMVWSTLMKSNMSGEKPQVRVDFILDNAGFELVTDLVLADFLVSSGLAREICFHGKSIPWFVSDTTRKDFDWTIKQTLATNHRWVSWCGTRWQKYIKDGVWSFHNHLFWTLPHEFCDMAADAPDLHNFLQQTHLILFKGDLNYRKLTCDRAWDHTVPFQRALRGFEPAPLCSLRTLKANVQVGLPPGRGEDLTAQEPDWMTGGRFAVVQFFCPSNEQQNPHRK; this comes from the exons ATGGGGAG GAATGAGCTACAAACGGACAAGCCCATCATTGAACTAGAAGATGGGATGGCTGATACGGACCTCTGGAACCAGTACCTGCAGAAGCAGCAGGCATTATTGGACAAGCAGGAAGCTCccagctggtttaaatccccctGGCTTTACGTGGAATGCTACATGTATCGCAGGATCCAGGAATCCCTGAACTTGAA TCCCCCAGTCAGTGATTTCGACGTGTTCAAGGAGGCCAAAACGCAGAGCTATTTCGATTCCCAACAAGCCATAAAAGCCATCTGCACACACCTGCATGGGCTGCTGGAGGGCGTAGAGGGGCTCCCTGAGGGCCAACTTCAGGGGCATTTCCTTCAGCTGCTGCAG gtgtCCTTATGGGGAAACAGGTGTGATCTGTCAATATCAGCGGGTAAGGAGAATGCCCAGAAATGTAGCCCTATTGATTCCCTTGTAGAGCTGAAGCCCTTCATCTTGGTGGATGACTCCAGCATGGTCTGGTCCACCCTGATGAAGAGCAACATGTCGGGCGAGAAGCCACAGGTGAGAGTGGACTTCATCCTGGACAACGCAGGCTTTGAGCTGGTCACTGACCTGGTCCTGGCTGATTTCCTTGTGTCCTCTGGACTTGCTCGAGAAATCTGCTTCCATGGGAAGTCCATTCCATGGTTTGTCTCTGACACCACCAGGAAAGATTTTGATTGGACCATAAAGCAGACATTAGCGACCAATCACAGGTGGGTGTCCTGGTGTGGCACCCGATGGCAGAAGTACATAAAAGATGGGGTCTGGTCCTTCCACAACCACCTGTTCTGGACCCTCCCGCATGAATTTTGTGACATGGCAGCCGATGCGCCTGACCTGCAtaacttcctccagcagacacacttgatCCTGTTTAAGGGCGATCTCAACTACAGGAAGCTGACCTGTGACCGGGCTTGGGACCACACCGTGCCcttccagagggccctgagaggattcgaacctgcgcccCTCTGTAGTCTACGGACCCTGAAGGCCAACGTGCAGGTGGGTCTCCCTCCGGGCCGTGGGGAGGACCTGACAGCCCAGGAGCCTGACTGGATGACCGGTGGGCGGTTTGCTGTGGTACAGTTCTTCTGCCCCAGCAATGAGCAGCAGAATCCCCACAGGAAGTGA
- the rmnd1 gene encoding required for meiotic nuclear division protein 1 homolog — MFIRFGRALTRIRESLGKTCFFGHHPHERVSSPSWSYPVASLTAKSQPWVCLSGDWRYSGDSLIVSRLGRGKCFLGPHLYFLSCPQSSRLNVRLQSTSVSLPGKKQGTATAKRPPKGPRTKQPSRANVAAQEDDGTEVMQCVAFATADHYVLPSLCHDLVVNGFFEVKDFPRDASNVLVMGTEMAAKPYDQPLMFFFREGAVVFWNVEERTMKLVMRTLELHEIQPYEVALVHWENEEIGYTLGAGSSRLHHGSFHLDSELDQDLAVLEKFAFSNALSLSVKLAIWEVSLDNFVDSIQSIPEMLKSGKRVRLSRAEVMQKIGELFALRHRINLSSDLLITPDFYWDRENLEQLYDKTCQFLSINRRVKVMNEKLQHCTELTDLMRNHLSEKHGLRLEWMIVILITIEVMFELARVIF, encoded by the exons ATGTTTATTAGGTTTGGCAGAGCCCTAACCCGGATCCGGGAGTCCCTGGGCAAGACTTGCTTTTTTGGGCACCATCCACATGAACGGGTGTCATCACCATCGTGGAGCTACCCAGTCGCGTCGCTGACTGCAAAATCCCAGCCATGGGTCTGCCTATCAGGCGATTGGCGATACAGTGGGGACTCTCTCATAGTTTCCCGTCTAGGACGAGGGAAATGCTTTCTTGGGCCGCACCTGTACTTCCTCTCCTGCCCGCAAAGCTCAAGGCTCAACGTGCGGCTACAATCCACATCCGTGTCCTTACCGGGTAAAAAACAGGGAACCGCTACAGCGAAGAGGCCGCCCAAGGGACCAAGGACCAAGCAGCCCTCCCGAGCCAATGTAGCCGCCCAAGAGGACGATGGCACG GAAGTAATGCAGTGTGTCGCTTTTGCCACTGCCGACCACTACGTGTTACCGTCGCTCTGTCACGACCTGGTAGTCAACGGGTTCTTTGAAGTCAAAGACTTTCCCAGAG ATGCTTCCAACGTCCTCGTCATGGGAACAGAGATGGCAGCGAAGCCCTATGATCAACCGCTTATGTTTTTCTTCCG GGAAGGTGCTGTTGTTTTCTGGAATGTGGAGGAGAGGACG ATGAAGCTGGTGATGAGGACCCTGGAACTGCACGAGATCCAACCATATGAGGTGGCCCTCGTGCACTGGGAGAACGAGGAGATCGGCTACACCCTGGGCGC AGGGAGCTCCAGACTGCACCATGGGAGCTTCCACCTGGACAGTGAGTTGGACCAGGACCTGGCTGTGCTGGAGAAGTTTGCGTTCTCCAACGCGCTCTCGCTGTCAG TGAAGTTGGCCATCTGGGAGGTGTCTCTGGACAACTTTGTTGACTCGATTCAGTCCATTCCTGAG ATGCTCAAGTCGGGGAAGAGAGTGAGACTGTCCAGAGCAGAAGTCATGCAAAAAATTGGTGAGCTCTTCGCCCTGCG ACATCGGATCAACCTCAGCTCGGACCTGCTCATCACCCCCGACTTCTACTGGGACAGAGAGAACCTGGAGCAGCTCTACGATAAGACTTGCCAGTTCCTCAGCATTAATCGCAGAGTCAAG GTGATGAATGAGAAGCTGCAGCACTGCACCGAGCTGACGGACCTGATGCGGAACCACCTGAGCGAGAAACACGGACTGCGGCTGGAGTGGATGATCGTCATTCTCATCACCATCGAG GTAATGTTTGAACTTGCAAGAGTCATCTTCTGA
- the LOC125714797 gene encoding zinc finger and BTB domain-containing protein 2-like → MELANHGLILLQQLNAQREFGFLCDCTVAIGDVFFKAHKAVLAAFSNYFRMLFIHQDSDCVRLKPADIQPDIFSYLLNLMYTGKLAPQLIDPARLEQGVKFLHAYPLLQEPSQASFAHTEHPLPLAASLYGIQISEQQAGRLSSRSGPPSPFDPELLADGKGTVVPEAGISAYGSPRDDLDQEMPAAVTTATVPTVAATNAILHVKPSIMKRGAHFRKHYTCHLCGSRFTQRCSLREHLLLHAPPSVPTAMAPPPIEVEDTGRDPASDGEQPPQPTLGSPQPLLELPQPITEMGQPQAETPPPSDIADIDNLESGGLDREVKRRRYECNTCGRKFIQKSHWREHMYIHTGKPYKCSACGKSFCRANQAARHVCFSQDRQGAEPCAEENGQPEALFLAAGRPYKCNVCETTFSSPNEVIKHLCFSQSTQGFPVLDSPGGMPGEELPKDEGSDSSNTASLITAIKTEEILVE, encoded by the exons ATGGAGCTGGCCAACCATGGTCTTATCCTCCTGCAGCAGCTCAATGCTCAGAGGGAGTTCGGTTTCCTGTGCGACTGCACCGTGGCCATCGGAGATGTGTTCTTCAAAGCACACAAAGCCGTGCTGGCTGCCTTCTCCAACTACTTCAGGATGCTCTTCATCCACCAGGACAG TGACTGTGTGCGGCTGAAGCCGGCAGACATCCAGCCCGACATCTTCAGCTACCTCCTCAACCTGATGTACACCGGCAAGCTGGCCCCGCAGCTCATCGACCCGGCACGCTTGGAGCAGGGCGTCAAGTTCCTGCACGCCTACCCGCTGCTGCAGGAGCCCAGCCAGGCATCCTTTGCCCACACCGAGCATCCGCTGCCACTGGCCGCTTCCCTCTACGGCATCCAGATCTCGGAGCAGCAGGCTGGCCGGCTGTCCTCACGGAGCGGGCCGCCCTCACCCTTTGACCCGGAGCTCCTGGCGGACGGGAAGGGCACGGTGGTTCCAGAGGCCGGCATCAGCGCCTACGGGTCCCCCAGGGACGATCTTGACCAGGAGATGCCTGCTGCTGTCACCACGGCGACCGTTCCCACGGTGGCAGCCACCAATGCCATCCTGCATGTGAAGCCCAGCATCATGAAGAGGGGCGCCCATTTCCGCAAGCACTACACGTGCCACCTGTGCGGTTCTCGCTTCACGcagcgctgcagcctcagggAGCACCTGCTGCTGCATGCCCCGCCCTCGGTACCCACGGCGATGGCACCTCCGCCAATCGAGGTGGAGGATACCGGGCGCGACCCTGCCAGTGACGGCGAGCAGCCGCCCCAGCCCACTCTGGGCTCGCCCCAGCCCCTACTTGAGCTCCCCCAGCCCATCACCGAGATGGGCCAGCCCCAGGCTGAGACGCCCCCCCCTTCAGACATCGCTGACATCGACAACCTAGAGAGCGGCGGGCTGGACCGCGAGGTGAAGCGGCGTCGCTACGAATGCAacacatgcggccgcaagttcatccagaagagccaCTGGAGGGAGCACATGTATATCCACACCGGCAAGCCATACAAGTGCAGCGCATGTGGGAAGAGTTTCTGCCGCGCCAACCAGGCCGCGCGCCATGTCTGCTTCAGCCAGGACCGGCAGGGCGCCGAGCCCTGCGCCGAGGAGAACGGCCAGCCAGAGGCACTCTTCCTGGCCGCCGGCAGGCCGTACAAGTGTAACGTGTGCGAGACTACGTTTTCCAGCCCCAACGAGGTCATCAAACACCTCTGCTTCTCCCAGAGCACCCAGGGCTTCCCTGTACTGGACAGCCCCGGTGGCATGCCGGGCGAAGAGCTGCCCAAAGACGAAGGTTCCGACTCTTCTAACACCGCGTCCCTCATAACTGCCATCAAAACCGAGGAGATCTTAGTTGAGTAG